A region of the Prevotella melaninogenica genome:
GCACTACTTCTCGTTTGCTTAGCCTTGGCACATAAGAGGCGTAAGTCCGCTTCACTTCGAGCAATGAGGAAGACATTTGCACCTGCATTGATTAGTTTTTCGGTTAATGCTCGCCCTATCCCATGCGATGCACCCGTCACAAGTACCCACTTCCCATAGAAGTGTTCTCTTGTAATATTAGGTGTTAACCTTATGGATGGGTAAGCCAATGCAGCCCCAATAGCGATTATCTTTTTTCTGAGAGACGTCATCATAACTCTTTTCTAACGATCAGTAGTGCTTGTTTTGATTACCAATTGCGATGTGATTAATGCTCCGCACATCATGTGCTTATCGTCAGCACCATGCGTGTTGGGCATCCGCACATCATGTGCTAAGCAATAATACGTTGGATGAAAATGGGTAGAACGCTTTATAGTTGTCGTTATGACATGGCATCGTAAGGCACTAATACCAAAGTTATACAGCGCAGTTCTCTTAGATATTCATGCTGTTTTATACTTTCCTATTCCCTATTTCTTTATATTATTTCCAACGTGAAATGCTGGTAATCACGTACGATTGTATAAAGGAACTTCTCATCAGCTGTGTTCGTGTCAGATATTTTGAGATGTTCTCGTACCTTAGTTGCAAGGGAAGCAATACGACGTTCGCGCTCGTATCCGTATTCAGAGTTGAGGGTACGTTGGATGACATCAAGTTGGTTAAGAGAGAGGTCTTCAGCTTGTGGATAGACAGGTTTATACTTTCTATCAAGGTAATAGAACTCGTCGAGTGATACTTGAATCTTGCGATAGTCATTAAGTTGGATGATCATTGTTCCTGCTGCGAGGTCACCGAGACGTTGTGAATTCTTAGAAATGAGAATGACAAGTGCGCCAACACCAGAGAAGCCAAGGTCGACAAGTTGCAGAAGCCAACGCATAAAAAAGTCACCAATGCCCGGTGTTGTTCCGTCTTTCTTCACAACACGAATACGCATCACCATCTTACCAACACTTTGTCCATGGTTGAAAAGTTCCATAAGGAAGTGGTAAAAGATGGCAGGAAGGTAGATACCTAATAGAAAGAACAATTCATTTGAGACAAAAGAAAGGTTCGATTCAGCTATTAGGAGCGTTACACCAACCAGATAGCAGATAATTAGGAAATTATCAATTATTTGTGCAACGATACGCTCTCCTAAACTTGCCGGCGACTGACTTATCTGGACGTACTGTCCTGTTATGATATTGGCTTCGGGCATTTTCTTGATAATTAAATGTTGTTTCTGTTGCAAATGTAAGAAAAAAACTCTACTTTTGTTGCGTAAATGATAATTAATGTGTAAAATACGTGCGAAGTTTGCATGAAAGAGATTCTTTTCATACGAAATAATATTGAGAAATGGCGGGCAATGGAAGGCATGATAGATAATGTCAAGTTTGAGATGCCTGACCAGTTGGCTGATGCTTATACAGAGCTTACAGCCGATCTCGCTTTTGCACAGACACATTATCCTCGTTCACGTATTACCATCTATCTCAACAAACTTGCTTCTGCACTTCATAATGAAATCTACCGTAATAAGCGGGAGAAGTGGTCGCGTTTGTTAACTTTCTGGACGCAGGAGGTTCCTGACGTGATGTGGAAAGAGCGTAAGTTGTTGCTTCTCTCATTCATCATTTTTATGGTGAGTGTGCTGATTGGCGTTGTTTCAACCTTAGGAGACGAGTCCTTCCCACGCTTGATACTTGGCGATGGCTATATGGATATGACCCTTGATAATATTGCGAAGGGAAAGCCGATGGGCGTGTATGGCAATGAAGAAGAGGGAAGTATGTTTATTAGTATTACGCTGAACAATATCATGGTATCGTTTAACGTGTTTGTTTCGGGCGTATTGACGAGTTTTATGTCGGGCT
Encoded here:
- a CDS encoding RDD family protein — its product is MPEANIITGQYVQISQSPASLGERIVAQIIDNFLIICYLVGVTLLIAESNLSFVSNELFFLLGIYLPAIFYHFLMELFNHGQSVGKMVMRIRVVKKDGTTPGIGDFFMRWLLQLVDLGFSGVGALVILISKNSQRLGDLAAGTMIIQLNDYRKIQVSLDEFYYLDRKYKPVYPQAEDLSLNQLDVIQRTLNSEYGYERERRIASLATKVREHLKISDTNTADEKFLYTIVRDYQHFTLEII
- a CDS encoding stage II sporulation protein M, yielding MKEILFIRNNIEKWRAMEGMIDNVKFEMPDQLADAYTELTADLAFAQTHYPRSRITIYLNKLASALHNEIYRNKREKWSRLLTFWTQEVPDVMWKERKLLLLSFIIFMVSVLIGVVSTLGDESFPRLILGDGYMDMTLDNIAKGKPMGVYGNEEEGSMFISITLNNIMVSFNVFVSGVLTSFMSGFLLFRNGIMVGCFDTFFYQHGLLGESLLATMLHGTLELSAIIVAGAAGLAIGNGWLFPGTYSRLVSFQRGAKRGMKIVVGTVPIFILAGFIEGFITRHTELNDFIRIGIILVSLAFVVYYFIYLPYKRNYHLENANRKTKD